A DNA window from Shewanella baltica contains the following coding sequences:
- a CDS encoding NapC/NirT family cytochrome c produces MNWRALFKPSAKYSILALLVVGIVIGVVGYFATQTTLHATSQDAFCMSCHSQHSLKDEVMASAHGNNRVGIVVQCQQCHIAQEPFQYLKKKIIVSKDVIGFLTIDGFNTQAWLDENRKEQAELARDYLRAIDSSTCQNCHNRIYENQSENMSKMAVRMHSNNFKKAPEDRKTCIDCHKGVAHPYPKG; encoded by the coding sequence ATGAACTGGCGTGCACTATTTAAACCTAGCGCAAAATATTCAATCCTGGCGCTACTGGTCGTCGGTATTGTTATCGGTGTTGTGGGCTATTTCGCAACCCAAACAACCTTACATGCAACCAGCCAAGACGCATTCTGTATGAGCTGCCACAGCCAACATTCATTGAAAGATGAAGTGATGGCGTCTGCCCACGGTAACAACCGTGTGGGTATCGTGGTTCAGTGTCAGCAATGTCACATCGCACAGGAACCATTCCAATACCTGAAGAAAAAGATCATCGTTTCTAAGGACGTTATTGGTTTCTTAACTATCGATGGCTTTAACACGCAAGCATGGTTAGATGAAAACCGTAAAGAACAAGCTGAGTTAGCGCGTGATTACCTTCGTGCAATCGATTCTTCAACCTGTCAAAACTGTCACAACCGTATTTATGAAAACCAATCAGAAAATATGAGCAAAATGGCAGTGAGAATGCACAGCAATAACTTCAAGAAAGCCCCAGAAGATAGAAAAACCTGTATCGACTGTCACAAAGGCGTCGCTCACCCTTACCCTAAAGGATAA
- a CDS encoding DUF2057 family protein, giving the protein MKTSLLNKSLLGLTFVIGALLSSTTVTAASLKSTDSLSVISINGVPATPFKPIQLSAGKVLLELKYQDIFDYRADDSGNWVKSAPLYLVLDVKASDSYQITQPKIMTEAEARQFIKYPTIQLSINGDKAGEYPLQSHSQLMAKMLVSNPAF; this is encoded by the coding sequence ATGAAAACCTCTTTATTGAACAAAAGCTTACTAGGCCTAACTTTCGTTATCGGTGCCTTATTAAGTAGCACCACTGTCACAGCCGCTAGCTTAAAAAGCACAGATTCGCTCAGTGTTATCAGTATCAATGGTGTGCCAGCGACGCCCTTTAAACCTATCCAACTCTCCGCAGGGAAAGTACTGCTCGAGCTAAAATATCAGGATATATTTGATTATCGCGCCGATGATAGTGGTAACTGGGTTAAATCAGCGCCGCTTTACTTAGTGCTGGATGTGAAGGCGAGTGATAGCTACCAAATCACCCAGCCCAAAATAATGACTGAAGCTGAAGCGCGCCAATTTATTAAATATCCAACGATTCAACTCAGTATTAATGGTGACAAAGCGGGCGAATATCCACTGCAAAGCCACAGCCAGCTGATGGCGAAAATGTTAGTCAGCAATCCCGCTTTCTAA
- a CDS encoding heavy metal-binding domain-containing protein has protein sequence MKTLTNLALIAFLLTSTSVFATAAPHEHQHDNANPPQQAQTYVCPMHPEVTGNKGDTCPKCGMDLEPKATEVKMAEGTMHNAHEHH, from the coding sequence ATGAAAACACTAACTAATCTCGCCTTAATCGCATTCTTGCTGACCAGCACTAGCGTGTTTGCCACGGCTGCGCCGCACGAACATCAACACGACAATGCAAATCCACCGCAACAAGCACAAACCTATGTTTGCCCTATGCACCCCGAAGTGACTGGCAATAAAGGCGATACTTGCCCTAAATGTGGCATGGACTTAGAACCAAAGGCGACGGAAGTAAAAATGGCTGAAGGTACGATGCACAACGCGCACGAACACCACTAA
- a CDS encoding efflux RND transporter periplasmic adaptor subunit: MNQFNTVKKQAPKAVLILSSLLISTPWLSHAQLTNTQEPTATEAAVNSATAPKNNPLNQVKTYTCPMHPEVLSHEPGRCPKCNMFLVEKLDAANPAAEHAQHQAADHQASEHGQTSAAKAASQVFDTPTPKADSLVKAQNHVTTIKYVCPMHAHIISDVPGTCPICGMNLEKVETGGNTQEININVSGSMQQALALKVAKVERDTLWKFVETVGQIDYDESQITHIHARVTGWIEKLMIKSVGDTVKKDQLIYEIYSPDLINAQDDYLLAMDTAKANGQGRYKDLVRNAGLRLSFLGFNDRQIKQLAESHQTQYRVPFYAKEDGIVKALDIRDGMYIQPSTEVMSVVDLSKVWVIADVFENEQSWIAKGQKAEIAVPAMNISGIEGTIDYIYPELDPVTRSLRVRVVLNNTEVDLRPKTLAKVSLFGGPNKDVLVIPQEALIQTGKENRVIVKQTDDSFTAKAVTVGMMSQGKAEIISGLNEGERVVISGQFLLDSEASLKGSLMRLSSGHQH; this comes from the coding sequence ATGAACCAATTTAATACAGTAAAAAAGCAGGCCCCTAAGGCCGTACTGATCTTGAGTAGCTTGCTCATTAGTACGCCTTGGTTGAGCCATGCCCAGCTGACTAACACACAAGAGCCCACGGCGACCGAAGCGGCAGTAAACTCTGCAACTGCGCCTAAGAATAATCCGTTAAATCAAGTGAAAACCTACACTTGCCCTATGCATCCCGAAGTGCTCAGCCATGAGCCGGGTCGCTGCCCTAAGTGCAATATGTTTTTAGTTGAGAAACTCGATGCCGCGAACCCTGCGGCCGAGCATGCACAGCATCAAGCCGCAGATCACCAAGCCTCTGAGCATGGGCAAACCTCTGCCGCCAAAGCTGCGAGTCAGGTATTCGATACCCCAACACCTAAGGCCGACAGTTTAGTTAAAGCCCAAAATCATGTGACAACAATCAAGTACGTTTGCCCTATGCATGCCCACATTATCAGTGATGTACCCGGCACTTGCCCTATCTGCGGTATGAACTTAGAAAAGGTCGAAACGGGCGGTAATACCCAAGAAATCAACATCAATGTATCCGGCAGCATGCAGCAAGCGTTGGCGTTAAAGGTGGCCAAGGTTGAACGCGACACACTGTGGAAATTTGTCGAAACCGTCGGTCAAATCGACTATGACGAAAGCCAAATCACCCATATCCATGCCCGCGTTACTGGCTGGATTGAAAAACTGATGATCAAATCCGTGGGTGATACCGTAAAGAAAGACCAGCTGATCTACGAGATCTATTCCCCCGATTTAATCAACGCCCAGGATGACTATCTGCTCGCTATGGACACCGCCAAAGCAAACGGCCAAGGCCGCTACAAAGATTTGGTGCGCAATGCGGGCTTACGCTTATCATTCCTTGGTTTTAACGACAGGCAAATCAAACAATTAGCCGAGTCACATCAAACCCAATATAGGGTACCTTTCTACGCCAAAGAAGACGGCATAGTGAAAGCCCTCGACATTCGCGATGGCATGTATATTCAGCCGTCGACAGAAGTCATGTCTGTGGTGGATCTCTCCAAAGTCTGGGTGATTGCCGACGTCTTTGAGAACGAGCAAAGCTGGATTGCCAAAGGTCAGAAGGCCGAAATTGCCGTTCCCGCCATGAATATCAGCGGCATCGAAGGCACGATAGATTACATCTATCCTGAGCTTGATCCTGTCACTCGCAGCCTGCGAGTACGAGTAGTGCTCAACAATACCGAGGTAGATTTAAGACCTAAAACCCTCGCGAAAGTTTCGCTATTCGGTGGCCCGAATAAAGATGTGCTAGTGATCCCGCAGGAAGCTTTAATTCAAACGGGCAAAGAAAACCGCGTGATCGTCAAGCAAACCGACGACAGCTTTACCGCCAAGGCCGTAACCGTCGGCATGATGAGCCAAGGTAAGGCCGAGATTATTTCAGGCCTGAATGAAGGTGAACGAGTGGTGATTTCGGGGCAATTCTTACTCGACTCCGAGGCTAGCCTCAAGGGCAGTTTAATGCGTTTAAGCAGCGGTCATCAGCACTAG
- a CDS encoding efflux RND transporter permease subunit, giving the protein MLKYIIEASIRQRFMVLIIAIMITVWGVQELRKTPLDALPDLSDVQVIIKTPYPGQAPKLVEEQVTYPLSTAMLAVPGAKTVRGYSMFGDSYVYVIFEDGTDIYWARSRVLEYLSQISSRLPQNVQPSLGPDASGVGWVFEYALVDRSGNLDLSQLKSLQDWYLKLELQSVAGVSEVATVGGMEQTYQIVLEPDKMAIYKLDIATIKQAIDKANSEAGGSVIEMAEAEYMVRAKGYRQTLEDFREIPLGITSPSGTGLTLKDVATVRKGPASRRGIAELDGEGEVVGGIVVMRYGENALATIDAVKAKLEELKAGLPDGVEIIPTYDRSHLILKSVDNLFSKVVEEMLVVGLVCLLFLLHARSTLVAVITLPLSILIAFIVMNKMGVNANIMSLGGIAIAIGAVVDGAIVMIENLHKHLEHFKADHDREPDTKEHWRIVTEASIEVGPALFFSLIIITLSFVPVFALEAQEGRLFAPLAYTKTFAMAAAAFLSITLVPILMGYFIRGKIPSERSNPISRFLIAIYQPSLKLVLKFPKVTLMLALIALASAWYPMTRMGSEFMPALEEGDLLYMPTALPGISASKAAEVLQQTDRLIKTVPEVARVFGKVGRAETATDPAPLTMLETTIMLKPHDEWREGMTLDGIIAQLQQTVKVPGLTNAWVQPIKTRIDMLSTGIKTPVGIKITGADVNELQSIGTKIEAILSKVPHTKSAYAERSGGGRYIDISPKLDVAARYGMTLQDIQDVVRYAIGGMDIGESVQGAERYPINLRYPRELRDNIEKLRELPVITKSGHYLPLRNLADIEINDGAPMLKSENGRLISWVFIDIEGTSIGEYIATAKTALDAELVVPPRYSYSFAGQYEYMQRVDAKLKQVIPMALAVIFILLMMTFGSTIQASIIMLSLPFALVGSTWLLYLLDYNISVAVAVGMIALAGVAAEFGVVMLVYLNNAIKHRQEKDNYHSVNDLKEALIEGAVMRIRPKAMTVATIFFGLLPIMWGAGSGNDVMQKIAAPMVGGMVTAPILSLFVLPALYLLIYSRKLKKDA; this is encoded by the coding sequence ATGTTGAAATATATTATCGAGGCGTCCATCAGGCAGCGATTTATGGTGTTGATTATCGCCATCATGATCACTGTTTGGGGCGTACAGGAGCTGCGGAAAACGCCGCTCGATGCGCTGCCGGATTTATCCGATGTGCAAGTGATCATTAAAACCCCTTATCCGGGTCAAGCGCCAAAATTGGTTGAAGAACAAGTGACTTATCCCTTGTCGACCGCCATGTTAGCCGTCCCCGGCGCCAAAACCGTGCGTGGTTATTCCATGTTCGGCGACTCTTACGTGTATGTGATTTTTGAAGATGGCACCGACATTTACTGGGCTCGCTCACGGGTGCTCGAATACCTGAGTCAGATCAGCAGCCGTTTACCGCAAAATGTGCAACCTTCCCTCGGCCCAGATGCATCTGGCGTTGGTTGGGTGTTTGAATATGCGCTGGTCGATCGCTCCGGCAATTTAGATTTATCGCAACTCAAGAGTCTGCAGGATTGGTACCTCAAGCTAGAGCTGCAAAGCGTGGCGGGTGTTTCTGAAGTCGCCACCGTTGGCGGCATGGAGCAAACCTATCAGATAGTGCTTGAGCCCGACAAAATGGCGATCTATAAGCTGGATATCGCCACCATTAAACAAGCCATTGATAAAGCCAACAGCGAAGCTGGCGGCTCAGTGATCGAGATGGCCGAAGCCGAGTACATGGTGCGCGCCAAAGGCTATCGCCAGACGCTAGAGGATTTTCGTGAAATCCCCCTTGGTATCACCAGTCCTTCTGGCACAGGTTTAACCCTCAAAGATGTTGCCACTGTGCGTAAAGGCCCAGCCTCACGCCGCGGCATAGCCGAACTCGACGGTGAAGGTGAAGTCGTTGGCGGAATTGTGGTGATGCGTTACGGCGAAAACGCCTTAGCGACAATTGATGCGGTGAAAGCAAAACTCGAAGAACTCAAAGCCGGCCTGCCCGATGGAGTTGAGATTATCCCCACCTACGACAGATCTCACTTGATCCTTAAGTCCGTCGACAACTTGTTTAGCAAGGTCGTCGAAGAAATGTTGGTGGTCGGCTTAGTCTGTTTGCTGTTTTTGCTGCATGCGCGCTCCACACTCGTGGCCGTGATCACCCTGCCGCTATCCATCCTTATCGCCTTTATCGTGATGAACAAGATGGGTGTTAACGCCAATATCATGAGCCTTGGCGGCATCGCCATTGCCATCGGCGCCGTGGTGGACGGCGCGATTGTGATGATCGAAAACTTGCACAAGCATTTAGAGCATTTTAAAGCGGATCATGATCGCGAACCCGATACGAAAGAGCATTGGCGTATCGTCACCGAAGCGTCGATTGAAGTCGGCCCTGCGTTATTTTTCTCATTGATTATTATTACCTTAAGCTTTGTGCCTGTGTTCGCACTCGAGGCGCAGGAAGGTCGATTATTCGCGCCACTGGCCTACACTAAAACCTTCGCCATGGCAGCGGCGGCATTTTTATCTATTACCTTAGTGCCGATTTTGATGGGTTACTTTATTCGCGGTAAAATCCCCAGCGAACGTAGCAATCCCATCAGCCGTTTCTTGATCGCGATTTATCAACCTTCACTAAAATTGGTGCTGAAATTCCCTAAAGTCACCCTGATGTTAGCGTTAATCGCGCTGGCCAGCGCTTGGTATCCTATGACCCGCATGGGCAGCGAGTTTATGCCCGCACTCGAAGAAGGCGATTTGCTCTACATGCCAACGGCGTTGCCCGGCATCAGTGCCAGCAAGGCCGCCGAAGTGTTACAGCAAACCGACCGTTTAATCAAAACCGTGCCCGAAGTGGCCCGCGTGTTTGGCAAAGTAGGCCGCGCCGAAACCGCGACCGATCCCGCGCCGCTGACTATGCTTGAAACCACTATCATGCTTAAACCCCATGACGAATGGCGTGAAGGCATGACCTTAGATGGCATTATTGCCCAGCTACAGCAAACCGTAAAAGTACCTGGACTCACCAATGCTTGGGTGCAACCCATCAAAACCCGAATCGACATGCTCTCGACGGGGATCAAAACCCCTGTCGGCATTAAGATCACTGGGGCCGATGTCAACGAACTGCAAAGCATTGGTACTAAGATTGAAGCTATCTTAAGCAAAGTGCCACACACCAAATCGGCCTACGCCGAACGCAGTGGCGGCGGCCGTTATATCGATATCAGTCCGAAACTGGATGTGGCCGCTCGTTACGGTATGACGTTGCAGGATATTCAAGATGTGGTGCGTTACGCCATCGGCGGTATGGATATTGGCGAATCAGTACAAGGCGCCGAACGTTATCCTATCAACCTGCGTTATCCCCGTGAGCTGCGCGACAATATTGAGAAGCTGCGCGAGCTGCCCGTGATCACTAAGTCGGGGCATTATCTGCCGCTGCGTAACTTGGCCGACATCGAAATTAACGATGGCGCGCCTATGTTAAAGAGTGAGAATGGCCGCTTAATTTCTTGGGTGTTTATCGATATCGAAGGCACCTCTATCGGTGAGTATATCGCCACCGCGAAAACGGCCTTAGATGCTGAACTCGTTGTCCCGCCCCGTTACAGCTATAGCTTTGCGGGTCAGTACGAATATATGCAAAGGGTCGATGCTAAGCTTAAACAAGTGATCCCTATGGCGTTAGCCGTGATCTTCATCCTGCTGATGATGACCTTCGGCTCCACCATTCAGGCCAGCATTATTATGCTAAGCCTCCCCTTCGCATTGGTCGGCAGCACTTGGTTGTTGTATCTGCTGGATTACAACATCTCAGTGGCCGTCGCCGTCGGTATGATTGCCTTAGCGGGTGTCGCCGCCGAGTTTGGGGTGGTGATGTTGGTGTATCTCAATAACGCCATCAAACACAGGCAAGAAAAAGATAATTATCACAGCGTCAATGACTTGAAAGAAGCCTTGATTGAAGGCGCCGTTATGCGGATCCGCCCCAAAGCGATGACAGTGGCGACCATCTTTTTCGGCCTACTGCCCATTATGTGGGGTGCGGGTTCGGGTAACGATGTGATGCAAAAAATCGCCGCACCTATGGTCGGCGGCATGGTCACAGCGCCCATACTGTCGCTGTTTGTCCTGCCCGCACTCTATCTACTGATTTACTCGCGTAAATTAAAGAAAGACGCTTAG
- the trpS gene encoding tryptophan--tRNA ligase, protein MQISSSKPLLSSNTQEKVLTGDRATGPLHLGHYVGSLKQRVELQHRFDQTILVADMQGLTDNGHNPQKVASNILNVVADYLAIGIDPSKTTICLQSAIPALAELTMYYANLVSIARLERNPTVKSEINSKDFGRAIPVGFLTYPISQAADITAFRATLIPVGDDQLPMLEQTNEIVRKLNSIAQDEVLLECKPLLSNVSRLPSVDGKGKMSKSMGNTIMLGSSAQDISKAVKAMYTDPLHLSVNDAGRVEGNVVFTYLDAFHPDIEYVAELKSHYQKGGLGDGKTKAILEECLQELLAPIRERRALLLSDKAQLVSILKVGTEQAREESDALLRRVKAAFGLNLF, encoded by the coding sequence ATGCAAATTAGTTCATCAAAACCGCTTTTATCCTCAAATACTCAAGAGAAAGTGCTTACCGGCGATAGGGCGACAGGGCCTTTACATCTGGGCCATTATGTTGGCTCGCTCAAGCAAAGAGTCGAGTTACAACACAGGTTTGACCAAACTATCCTTGTCGCCGATATGCAAGGCCTAACGGACAATGGGCATAACCCTCAGAAAGTGGCATCGAATATTTTAAATGTTGTAGCTGATTATCTCGCTATCGGAATTGACCCCAGTAAAACCACTATATGTTTACAGTCAGCTATTCCAGCATTGGCTGAGCTGACTATGTACTATGCAAACTTAGTTTCTATTGCCAGACTGGAACGAAATCCGACCGTTAAAAGTGAGATAAACAGTAAAGACTTTGGCCGGGCCATTCCTGTAGGTTTTTTAACCTACCCCATTAGTCAGGCCGCTGATATTACCGCCTTTCGTGCGACGCTTATTCCTGTGGGAGATGATCAGTTGCCTATGTTGGAGCAGACGAATGAAATCGTTAGGAAGCTTAATTCGATAGCACAGGATGAGGTGCTACTAGAGTGTAAGCCGTTATTGAGTAATGTATCACGCTTACCCAGTGTTGATGGCAAAGGTAAAATGTCTAAGTCTATGGGTAATACCATAATGTTAGGTTCAAGTGCGCAAGATATTTCAAAGGCAGTTAAGGCTATGTATACCGATCCCCTGCATTTGAGTGTGAATGATGCGGGACGGGTCGAAGGCAATGTCGTTTTTACTTATCTCGATGCTTTTCACCCTGACATAGAATATGTGGCTGAGCTCAAATCGCATTACCAAAAAGGCGGCTTAGGTGATGGTAAGACTAAAGCTATTTTAGAGGAGTGCTTACAAGAGTTGCTTGCGCCAATTCGTGAGCGCCGGGCTTTACTCTTATCTGATAAAGCTCAGTTAGTGTCGATACTCAAAGTTGGAACGGAGCAAGCCCGTGAAGAGTCGGATGCTTTATTACGACGAGTTAAAGCTGCGTTCGGCCTAAATTTATTTTGA
- a CDS encoding ribonuclease T2 family protein → MTKPFCLTIRRIWPQALSLKSLSRTLLAAFGLCAALIISAVPAVAAPATGEFVADKRCELFQSKNKQTNPDQWQSNIGERYPVLEILGNSAKPDWLRVRTNAVKSPMRWISGACGQYLSNVAGSNVSTPATAVEPAQTTTASDIKAKSRDGLKEHGTPEKRQGDQCRIGGEFDANVLALSWQSTFCELYGRRKAECRALSQTPESSQWQHFSLHGLWPNKQQCGTRYGYCSTVKLQPNDFCTYPEFELNPSVRKNLEEVMPSAQYGTCLERHEWWKHGTCRSQDPNEYFLLATQLTQAVNASAWVQKFIHDNIGKSVSKSELNQSFDSSFGQGAHAKMSLECGKGLLSEIRINLPEVIKASDSLPSLLAKANKAGRGSCPETIMIDNAN, encoded by the coding sequence ATGACCAAGCCATTTTGTTTGACCATCCGCCGGATATGGCCGCAAGCACTTTCCCTTAAAAGCCTATCGCGTACGTTACTTGCGGCGTTCGGTTTATGCGCTGCGCTAATCATTTCAGCAGTACCTGCCGTTGCCGCGCCCGCAACCGGTGAGTTCGTTGCCGATAAACGCTGTGAGCTATTTCAATCGAAAAATAAGCAGACGAATCCAGATCAATGGCAGAGCAATATTGGTGAGCGCTATCCGGTACTCGAAATCCTCGGCAACAGCGCCAAACCTGATTGGCTGCGAGTGCGCACCAACGCAGTGAAGTCTCCCATGCGGTGGATCAGTGGCGCTTGTGGTCAGTATCTTTCCAATGTTGCAGGCAGTAATGTATCGACACCTGCAACAGCGGTAGAACCCGCGCAAACCACTACAGCATCGGATATCAAAGCCAAAAGCCGAGACGGCCTTAAAGAGCATGGCACACCAGAAAAACGTCAAGGAGATCAATGCCGAATCGGCGGTGAATTTGACGCCAACGTGCTGGCATTAAGCTGGCAAAGCACCTTTTGTGAACTCTATGGCCGCCGCAAAGCCGAATGCCGCGCCCTCAGCCAAACGCCAGAATCGAGCCAGTGGCAACACTTCAGCCTGCACGGGCTGTGGCCGAATAAACAACAATGCGGCACACGTTATGGCTATTGCAGCACAGTCAAACTGCAGCCGAATGATTTCTGTACTTATCCTGAGTTTGAACTGAATCCATCGGTGCGCAAAAATTTAGAAGAAGTCATGCCAAGCGCCCAATATGGCACCTGTTTAGAACGCCACGAATGGTGGAAACACGGCACTTGCCGTAGCCAAGACCCTAACGAGTACTTTTTATTGGCAACCCAGCTGACCCAAGCCGTCAATGCCTCGGCATGGGTACAAAAATTTATTCATGACAACATAGGTAAGAGTGTCAGTAAAAGTGAGTTAAACCAAAGTTTTGATAGCAGTTTCGGTCAAGGTGCTCACGCTAAAATGAGCCTAGAATGTGGCAAGGGATTACTGAGTGAAATCCGCATTAACTTGCCCGAGGTCATTAAAGCCTCAGACTCCTTGCCTAGCCTACTCGCCAAAGCTAACAAGGCAGGCAGAGGCTCCTGCCCTGAGACAATCATGATTGATAATGCTAATTAA